CTTGAAAGGATTTTAAGATTGCCGCGAACAGTTGAGCTGTGAAATCCCTCATCAAAAGTCACCTCGAGCCGTTCGTGAATATTTTTCCTAATGAAAACACATAAACTACAAATTCAGAACGAATTACAAGAGTTAGCCACTCTTCGATCCGAAATTCAAATGTTTATTGAGGAAAAAATTGACTCTAAACGCAAAAACAGAATTATCCTTTCTATCGATGAAGTGATTTCTAATATTATCGAGCACGGTTTTCCTAATGGGGAAAAGTCTTCTATCTCGATTGAAATATCCCTCGATGAAAAAGAAATTACCTTTGTCATAGAAGATTCTGGAATCGAATTCAATCCTTTAGAACAAAAAGAAGTCGACGTCGAAGAACATTTAGAATTAGGTGAGGACGGCGGAATGGGAATTTATATCGCTCGCAAAATAATGCAAATCGAATATAAAAAAAGAATAGGCGGTGGAAATCGCCTAACGCTTAAAAAGAATTTACTTACCGAGGAAATTTAAAATGGCAAAATTTAACTTACAAATGCTTCGACCTGGAATCAGAACCAAACTTTCCGTTTTTACTATTTTATTTGCGGGAATGATTATTTATGTGATGTCGCAGTTATTTATACGTCAGGAAAAGATTGTCCTCACCGAAAGTTTTCAAAAAGAAATCAAACCTGCAGCCAATTACATCGGTTCGATTGTATATGACTTGGAGAGAATTTCGCAGAGTTTAATACTTATTGAGGATTTTCGAATTCGAATTAAGGAAAATAAAAAAGTTTTAGCGGCAAATAGAAATGTAGGTTCCTATAAACAAGATAGAACTTTCTTAGGGTTTAGTTTAAATAAAACTTTCAGTAAAATAGGTGTCAATATTTCTCAAAAGACAATCAACTATGACAATGAAACTTTTTTCTCCAAGTATCTCAGCGAAAAAGACATCAAAGAACTTGAATCCAATCTAAAAATCCAATTTAGGGATATGGATGGTAAGGTAGTTTCGGATAAAATATTCACTGACTTACAGACATTAGCCAATAGAGTAATCCTAGAAGAAAAATCTCTCGAAGATACACTCGATAGAAAACTGAATGAGTCTTACATCGAAAAAAATAAAAATAAAATCAAACTAGCAAGAAACAATCTACGTCAAAAAATTCTTTCGATTTTACAAGAGGAGCAGAAACAGAAAATTCGCGAACTAGATTTAGAAACTTCTAGAATCCGAATTCAATCCTTTACTATACTACCGATAGGCGATAGTTATGCCGAATTTCCGGGATTCGATACAAGTATCTTTGAACCCAAAGCAAACATCAATTCAAAAGAGCTACAAGACCATCTAGAACCAAAACTTAATTCTATCATTTCTAGTCTCAACAAAAGTGAAAATCTGAATCTTGAAAGCGACCAATTTATTTTAACCAATCGTAACTATGAAACACAGTTTGATTTCTTCTATATGAACAATGACTCTGTCAATCGAGCAAAATTCCTATTGGCGGTTAATCTAGATGACCCATGGAAAGAATACTTTGAAAAAGAAAAACAGCTCCAACTAGAATTCAAAAACCTATCTATCAAAATCAAAGAAAGAATAGAAACATTAAAGAAAGAAAAATTGAAAGTAAATGCATCCCTTTCAAAAGACAAGGAATTCTCCGCCCACTACAAAGAATATAGGAAACTTCTAGAAAAAAGAAGTCAGTTAATCGAAGAATCTTCTAAAAAAATAGCAGGATTTAATGAACTCGAAAAAACTAGAAATGATTTTTCTGAAGAGGACAGTTTACAACTAAAAATAAAGGATGCGATAGTATCTATACGCGAAGTAGCTTTATACGATTATGTAGTGCTTAAATACAAAGTAAACCGAAACCACTATGACGAATATCTAGTAAATGAAAAAGTTCGTGCAATGGATTTGAATTCAGCAAAAGCAATTCGCAACTGGGTGATGGATGCAAACGAAGAAGGAGTCCCACAAAACTTAAAGCGAATTATTGAAAACGGAATGATCTCTCATAGCAGAACAGAAGCAGAAGAGTATATATGGGAGTTAGACTCTACTCCTATTTATGATTTAAGCGATAAGTCGCTCGCAAAAGATTTGATTCAAAAAAATAAAATTGGTCTAATTCGAGTGCTTATAGACAAACAGGATGGATTTGATCGAATAGAACGAGAAAAAAATGAAATTCTTTGGATCGCTTATTTTATAGGAACTATCGCATTTATAGCCGCTCTTTATCTTTCAGGTATCATGGTGCGTAAGATCAAACGAATTATTTCTTCCGCCGATGAACTAGGAAAGGGAAATTTGGAAACTAAGTTTCAGCATGGCGGTGGAGATGAGTTTGGTGTTCTCACAACTGTCTTAAATAAAATGACCACTGATTTAAAGCAGCGCCAAGAAATGCTTTTAGAGTATGCCGCCGCTGAGGATATTCAGAAAGGACTTCTTCCAACAGAAATGCCTTTTCAAGATAGTTTGCAGTTTGGAAATTTCTATAAATCTATGTCGGGAGTCGGTGGGGATTATTACGATTTCATTGAACTCGACTCAGAGCGAATGGTTTTTTGTATTGGAGATGTTTCCAATCATGGAATCGGTCCCGCTCTTGTAATGGTCGCTCTTCGTTCACAGCTTCGTGGACTTGTTCGCCATCAAGCTACGAATCTGAATGAAATTTTACTTACTTTAAATGAACAGGTATACGGCGATACTCCGTCACATATTTTTGTGACTTTTTTCGTAGGACTTTTTTATAAAAAAACAGGGCGCATAACGTTCTATAACTGTGGACATTCCAAACCTTTGATCTATCGAGCTAGGAGTAAATCACTCGAATCTCCCACGAGTGGAGGAATGCCATTAGGCGCTATTGATAATTTTATATTTGAGACTACAATCGAAGAGTCTACTGTCACATTAGAAAAAGGTGATTTATTTTTTCAATACACAGATGGTTTAAATGAAGCAATGAATAAAGACTCTGAACTCTTCGGAAATGAGAGACTGGAAAAAATTCTTTCTGATAAAGGATCAGATTCTCCAAACGAAATCACCGAATTCATTGCAAAAGAAGTAGAGAAATTTTCCGGAAAAAAAATATTCTGCGAAGGACCTTCTGAGTTAAACGATGATATTGCTATGATTGCATTTAGATTTAAAGGATAATGGAGAGTAATCAATGAAACTTGAATCAGAAATCAGCTCGAACACAAGTGAATCAATTGATCAGAACGTTGTGAGTCAAAAAGTCTTGTAACGTTAGGCACTTCTTATTGGATTCTTAAGTTTTCATAAATTGATTTTTTGTCTATTTGGGCTTTACTTCCTGAATCAGTCTTAAACATTGTAACTACTTACTTTGAGGTTTTTATGAAAATCAGATTCAGGTTGCTCTTATTAATTATTTCTGTCATTGTAATTTCAAAAATTTTATCCTTCTTCTTATTAACTTATTTAACTAAAGACGCACTGGAAAATGCAGCAAAAGAGAAACTATCTGCAGTTCTAGAGGCCAGACACAATTCCCTGACTCGACATTTAGATGTATTGGCAAGACAAATGAAAATTTTATCTTCTTCTTCCGCTACCGTTCAATTACTCGAAGGATTAAGCGAGGGGTTTGCAGAATTCGGGAAGGATGCTCAAACTATATTACAACAAAATTACCTCGCAGAAAAACGAGATCCAAAACAATTAGAGCATTTACCTTTATTGGAAACTCGCTATGGAAAAATGTATAAAAAAACCTCTGCTTTTTTTCTAAGGCGGTATCGTGTTTATGGATGGACTGATATTTTATTGATAGATAAAAAAGGCAATGTAGTCTTTAGTGTTTTGCGAGAAGGCGATTTTGCTACCAATTTAGTATCCGGAATTTGGAAAGATACCGGTTTAGCAAAAGCAGTGGTTCCTTTACTTTCTAATCCAGTTCCTGAAACATTGAGTTTTTCTGATTTTTCAAATTATGGACCTTCTGGAAATGAACCAGCCGTATTCGTTGCCATACCCATCTTTGATCCTGATAAGGAAAGTTTTTCAGGGGTAGTCGCCATTCAAATGCCTGTAAGTCAAATCAACGATCTCATGAAGGATAAAACAGGATTAGGTGAAACAGGAGAATCCTTTGTAGTTGGTAAAGGTGGATGGATGTTAAGTGATTCTCGTTTTGAGAAAGAAAGTACGATTTTAAAAAAACAACTTAAAACAGAACCCGTTAGGCGTGTCCTCTCCGGTGAAATGGCACTTCTAGATGCTATCGACTATAGACAAAAAGAAATTTATGTAACTTTCAAACCGATTTATCCATTCGAAGGAACTGCTGGGGAAAAAACTGTCTGGGGAATTATTGCAAAGGTAGATAAATCAGAAGTTTTGCAGAGTTATTATAAATTGCGAATTTATTTACTAATCCTGATTGTAGCGTTAGTCGCTCTTTCGATTGGAGGAGCAATTATCGGGGCAAACACTATCACTCGACCTTTATTTCAAATAAAAGATGCGCTCATAAAATTATCCAACGGAGAACATGCGTTTGTTCCTGGACTGAATCGCAACGATGAAATTGGAGAAATGGCGAAGGCGGCAGAAAAATTTAGATTAATGAGTAAACAAGTTGAGTATGACCATTGGCTCTCAGAAAATGTTGCCGCTCTCGCGAATATCATTTCTAATGCAGCAACGGTAGAAATTGCCGCGGATGGTATTTTGTCTTTTTTATGCCGAAAAATGAATGTCCCTGTAGGAGCAATTTATCTATTAGAAAACGAAAAGTTCCGCCGAATTGGAACTCATGGACTTGCACTCAGGAATCAAACAAATGATTATTTTGAAATTGGTTCTGGGATTTTAGGACAATGTGCAAAGGATGGTCGGGAAGTTGTAATTTCTCCGGTTCCTACTGGTACGCTAATCATTGAAACTGGTCTGGCTGAATTCTCTCCTAATGAATTGATTCTATATCCGATTTCTCTCCAACAGGAAGTATTTGCAGTTTTAGAATTGGCAACATCTAAACCGTTAGAATCTAAAATGTATGATTTCTTGAAATCTGTATCGAATGCACTCGGGATTCATCTCGCGAATTTGCAATCGGCTGAATACAATACTGCTCTATTGAAGGAGACTCGTTTACAATCAGAAGCCTTAAAGGAAAAACAAATTTCATTAACAAGGACCAATGAAGAGATGGTGACTTTAACAGAAGAACTTCGCAGTCAATCCGAGGAAATGAGATCACAAAATGAAGAACTGAAAATAAACCAAGAAGAGTTAAGAGCGCAACAAGAAGAAACACAACGAAAAAATCAGTTGTTAGAATCGCAGAGCAATCAGTTAGAAGAAGCATTTCGAGACTCTGAAAGAAAAGCCTCTGACCTAACAATGGCAAATCGATACAAATCAGAATTTTTGGCAAATATGTCCCACGAATTGCGCACTCCTCTCAATAGCATTTTAATTCTTTCCAAAAATCTTGCGGAGAACCAAGGAAAAAACCTAACAGAAGAGGACATTGAATCCGCCAAAGTAATCAGTGAAAGTGGAAACCAACTTCTTACACTCATCAATGATATTTTAGATCTTTCAAAAATTGAATCTGGAAAGTTAGAATTGGACTTCCAACATTTTTCAATGAAGGAAGTGGTCTCCTATTTAGTAAGGGTATTTACCCCACAAGCCGAAAAAAAAGGGATTTCATTTACGGCTAATATCGCATCAGATATGCCAGAGACAATTCTATCAGATCGGCAGAGGCTCACACAAGTTTTGACTAACTTGCTTTCCAATGCGATTAAATTCACGGAATCAGGAACTGTGCAATTACAAGTGAGTAAAGAAAAGGCATCTCTGTTATTTGAAGTAATGGATACCGGAATCGGAATTCCTCCTAACAAATTGGATCATATTTTCGGAGTCTTTCAGCAACTAGATGGATCCACTAGCAGAAAATATGGTGGATCAGGATTGGGTTTGGCAATCACTAAACATCTAGTAGAGATACTCGGTGGTGAAATAATTTTGGCTAGTCAATTGGGAAAAGGAAGTAGGTTTTTGATTCGCATTCCTGATAAAGCCAATCCTTCCATAGAGGATACAGAAAGTAATATTCCAACTGAATCCCATATAACGATTGAAAGAGAGGAAGAACAATCTACTCTCGGAGAGATTTTGATCATAGAGGATGATGCTCGTTTACTTTCCATTTTGGGACGGATGGTTAAAACTTTAGGGTATTCCCCAATTTTGGTGGAGTCAGCGGAACATGCGTTAGTTGCTATATCGCAAAATAACTTGAGCGGAATTTTATTGGATTTAGGTCTACCCAAAATGAGCGGGATGGAATTTTTGAAAGAGTTGAAATCAAAGGAAGCCACTTCTCAAATTCCAGTATTCATCATGTCAGGAACTGAAGACAAAGGCGAAGCAAAAACTTTGGGTGCATTGGGATTTTTGAAAAAACCAATCACACGAGAAAAATTATCTGAGTCCTTGAAAGCAATGGTAAGAAATGAAAACCAAACGAACGTCAAAGAATTACTTCTGATAGAAGACAATCCTATTGATATCCAAGCAATCGAACGTCTATTTAAAAATGATTCGGTTCATATTGTTTGTGCGAGAACAGGAAAGGAAGCTATGAAGTTACTAGAATCAAGACGATTTGATTCTGTGATTTTAGATTTCAAATTACCGGACATGACTGGATTGGATTGGTTAAAATTAGCCTGCAATAAACTCAACCCTCCGCCGACTATCGTATACTCGGCTAGAGATTTAACCGAAGAGGAAGTATTTCAGATGAAGGAAGTTGCCGAAACTATCGTAACAAAAGGAGCAGGCGAAGAGCGTTTGTACCAAGAAGTGCTTCGGACACTGAAGGATACAAGAATTTCTGAAAATAGGTACACCAAAAATTCAAGTAGCGGAAAAAAATTACTGATAGTAGATGATGATGCACGAAATTTATTCGCATTGACGAGAGTACTACGATCCAGAGGATATTCAGTAGAAGTCGCTTCCAGTGGAAAAAATGCGTTAGAGTTAGTAGCCAAATTTGATTTTGATGCAGTACTAACAGATATTATGATGCCTGAGATGGACGGATACGAATTGATTCGACAACTTCGAAACCGTGGGATGACTAAAACTCCAATACTTGCTGTTACTGCTAAGGCAATGCAAGGAGATGAGGAACTTTGTATAAAAGCAGGAGCGACAGGGTATTTGACAAAACCGGTAGATATTCAATCACTAATGGATTGGCTGAAAGATATTTGAGTTTAAAGTGCAAACAAACACGAAAGAGAATAAATTGGAACTGATCAAATGGAAAAACATCACATTGAAAATGTAGAAATAGATGTTTTGTTGTTCGCATTAAAAGAGCGTTATGGCTATGATTTTTCTGGATATGCCAGAGCTTCCTTAAAACGTCGTTTGATGGAATTAAAAAGATATTTCGATGTCAGTCATCTATCAGAAATAATTCCAGAGATGCTTTTTAATGAGGCAGTCGCACAAGCTGTAATCAATAATATATCCATTCCAACTTCTGACTTTTTTCGAGATCCCTTTGTGTGGAAATATATACGAAATACTGTACTACCTTGGTTATCAGGATTTCCAAGAATCAATATCTGGCAGGTTGGATGTGGGCACGGAGAAGAGACATACACACTATCGATATTATTACAAGAGGCTGGGCTTTCGAATAGGGCTCGCATTTTCACATCTGACATCAATCCATCTTTTTTGGACGATGCAAAAACAGGAAGATGGTCAAAAGGAAAAATAGAGTTATGGACAGAAAATTATAAAAACTCAGGTGGACTAGATTCATTTAGTAATTTCTTTATAGAGCAAGGTGATCGCATTTCGATTCGCGAGGATTTGAAAGAGTCCATAGAATTTATTCAGCACAATCTAGTTGTGGATGAAGTTTTTAAAGAAGTACAATTTGTGGTATGTAGGAATGTAATGATTTATTTTGGAGAATCTTTGCAAAACCGAGTTTTAAAATTGTTCTCTAGAAGCCTAGAAAGAGGAGGGTATTTACTTTTAGGACGGTCGGAGAGAATTATGAATTTAGAGATTACTCCTAATCTAGTAGAATTTGACCATCGTTTCCAAATTTACAGAAAGAACTTCGGAGGCGACGATCATGTATAAATTCCTTGTGATCGGTTTGTCTGCAGGCGGACATCCGAAGATTCAGAAGATTCTCAAATCTCTTCCCAAAGAATACCCTTTGCCTATTGCTGTAGTTTCCCATTTATCAGCTGGAAAGGATAGTGAATTGGCAACTATATTAAATAAAAATTCTAACTTAGACGTATCGATGGCGATAGATAAAGAGTTTATACAGACTGGTCATGTGTACATAGCTCCTCCGGATTATCATTTACTTATCGAGCAAGATTCTAATTTTTCGCTAAGGTTTGCACTTTCGATAGATAGTCCCGTTAAGTCAGTTCGTCCTAGCATAGACGTATTATTTCAAACTGCTGCAGAAGTATTTGAATCTTCCTTAATTGCTGTATTACTGAGTGGTGCAAATTCAGATGGCGTAGAAGGATTGACATATGTACAACAATTAGGTGGTTTGAGTATTATATTAAATCCAGAAGAAAGTGAGTTCAGTACGATGTCAAAAGAAGGAATAGAAAAATCAAATATTGATTATATTGTCAGTCTCGATGAAATAATAAGTTTATTGCTCTCGGTATATGAAATCAAATGAATGAACGATCAAAAATTCTAGTCGTCGATGACAACCCAAGTAACTTGCTTGCAATCCGAACAATTCTAAAAGGAATTGATGCTGAGCTACGAGAAGCACTCAACGGATTTGATGCGTTGACTATGTGTCTTGAAGAGGAGTTTGCATTAATTCTATTGGATGTGCAAATGCCGGAAATGGATGGGTTTGAAGTTTGTGAGCAATTGCGATCTGATTATAGAACAGCGGATACTCCTATTATTTTTTTGACTGCGGCATACAAAGAAGATGAAGATAAAATCAAAGGTTTTCTTTCGGGAGCTACTGATTATTTAGCAAAACCAATTGAAGATATTATCCTCAAAGCAAAAGTTGAAATATTTTTAAGATTGTACAAACAACAAAAACTATTACACCAAAAAAATTTGGAACTCCAAGAAGTGATAGCGACTAAGAATAAATTTTTCTCTATTATTGCACATGATTTGAAGTCTCCCTTTCTTGGTTTTATTGGATTGACAAGTGCTCTCGTTGAGGAAGAACAAAATATATCTCTCGAAGAAAGAAATAGTTTCATTAAACTCATACATGAACGGGCAATTAATTTGTTCAAATTATTAGAAAATTTGTTGGAGTGGTCGAGACTACAAAACAATACGATAGAATTCAAACCTGACACTATTGATTTTAGTAAAACTATCGAAGAGGTAATTCAAAATGAAATTAGTTTTGCAAATCAGAAGAATATAGAGATAATCAATTACACTCCAAAAAATTTATTTGCATATGCAGATATCTATATGATCAAAGCTAATCTGAGAAATTTAATATCAAACGCAATCAAGTTCACTCCAATTGGAGGTAAAATCGAATTATTCGTAGAAGATAATGAATCAGAAGTTTTGTTTTCTATTAAAGATTCCGGTATTGGTATGAGTAAAAAGATGTTAGATAAACTATTTAGAAGCGACGAAAAAGTTGCAAGGCCGGGGACACAAGGAGAGTCTAGCACAGGTCTAGGTCTTTTGCTCTGTAAAGAATTCATCGATAAACATAATGGAAAAATTTTCGCAGAAAGTATAGAAGGTCAGGGAAGTAGTTTTTATTTTAGTTTACCAAAACAAAAAACTTTAAAACAATAATACAAATATTCTGTATTAATAGTTTTGGATACTTGCATTTGGAGAATTGACTTCAACTTTGTTTGGTAAAATAATTAAACAGGTAAACTAAAACTTATTTCTGTAATATTTTCATCTGTGGTTATCCAGAATTTGCCCCCATTTTTTTCAACTAGTTCTTTACTAAGAGCAAGACCTAAACCAGAACCTTTTTCAGAGTCATCGAATGATTGGTTTGATTTGTATTCAAAATTAAATATTTTTTCCTGCATTGCCTGAGTAAAAAACATTCCCTTGTTGATAATGGAGAAAGTAATTCTATCGCCTGATCGACTTGAGTTAATTTTGATAAACTCATGATAGTTCGTGAATTTAATCGCATTTGAGAAAAGATTTTCGAGAATGATATGAATGGAATACTCGTCTGCTAGCGCAAACTCTTCCTTTTGTGCTAAAGTATTTTCTAAAATAATTTTTTTAAGTTGGATTGATTCGGTGTATTCTTTGGTTATTTCATTTAGAATTTTAGATACGTTTACTTTTTCAGAGTTAAGGTGAATCATGTCAGTCTCTAGTCTAGACCAATAAATTAAATTTCTAAGATACGACTTAGTTCTGTTGTTTAATTTATTGAGTTTGCTAATTACTTCCTTCGCGGCTTTTAGATCATTAGCTTCAATCATATCTTGCAAAGAAATAATTCTAGAGTAAATTTCATCGAGGTCTTCATTCATGTTTTTAGCTATGATGGAGAAAAATGTATTTTTTTTGTTATTTAGTTCCTTTAACTGTTTGCTCAATATACCATTTTCTAGATGAACTTTTACACGTGTAATGACTTCCGGATTTTGAAATGGTTTTGAAATAAAATCAATGGCGCCTAGGCGAAGTCCTTCCACTTTGGTATCTATGTCGTTATGCGAACTTATAAATATAACGGGAACTTCTTTTAGGTGTGGTTTTGTTTTTAGAATTTGAATGAGTTCGAGTCCTGTCATTTCAGGCATATCAATATCTAAAAGAATTAAATCAGGAGTATTTCTATCGAGTAGTTCCACTGC
This sequence is a window from Leptospiraceae bacterium. Protein-coding genes within it:
- a CDS encoding response regulator, whose product is MKIRFRLLLLIISVIVISKILSFFLLTYLTKDALENAAKEKLSAVLEARHNSLTRHLDVLARQMKILSSSSATVQLLEGLSEGFAEFGKDAQTILQQNYLAEKRDPKQLEHLPLLETRYGKMYKKTSAFFLRRYRVYGWTDILLIDKKGNVVFSVLREGDFATNLVSGIWKDTGLAKAVVPLLSNPVPETLSFSDFSNYGPSGNEPAVFVAIPIFDPDKESFSGVVAIQMPVSQINDLMKDKTGLGETGESFVVGKGGWMLSDSRFEKESTILKKQLKTEPVRRVLSGEMALLDAIDYRQKEIYVTFKPIYPFEGTAGEKTVWGIIAKVDKSEVLQSYYKLRIYLLILIVALVALSIGGAIIGANTITRPLFQIKDALIKLSNGEHAFVPGLNRNDEIGEMAKAAEKFRLMSKQVEYDHWLSENVAALANIISNAATVEIAADGILSFLCRKMNVPVGAIYLLENEKFRRIGTHGLALRNQTNDYFEIGSGILGQCAKDGREVVISPVPTGTLIIETGLAEFSPNELILYPISLQQEVFAVLELATSKPLESKMYDFLKSVSNALGIHLANLQSAEYNTALLKETRLQSEALKEKQISLTRTNEEMVTLTEELRSQSEEMRSQNEELKINQEELRAQQEETQRKNQLLESQSNQLEEAFRDSERKASDLTMANRYKSEFLANMSHELRTPLNSILILSKNLAENQGKNLTEEDIESAKVISESGNQLLTLINDILDLSKIESGKLELDFQHFSMKEVVSYLVRVFTPQAEKKGISFTANIASDMPETILSDRQRLTQVLTNLLSNAIKFTESGTVQLQVSKEKASLLFEVMDTGIGIPPNKLDHIFGVFQQLDGSTSRKYGGSGLGLAITKHLVEILGGEIILASQLGKGSRFLIRIPDKANPSIEDTESNIPTESHITIEREEEQSTLGEILIIEDDARLLSILGRMVKTLGYSPILVESAEHALVAISQNNLSGILLDLGLPKMSGMEFLKELKSKEATSQIPVFIMSGTEDKGEAKTLGALGFLKKPITREKLSESLKAMVRNENQTNVKELLLIEDNPIDIQAIERLFKNDSVHIVCARTGKEAMKLLESRRFDSVILDFKLPDMTGLDWLKLACNKLNPPPTIVYSARDLTEEEVFQMKEVAETIVTKGAGEERLYQEVLRTLKDTRISENRYTKNSSSGKKLLIVDDDARNLFALTRVLRSRGYSVEVASSGKNALELVAKFDFDAVLTDIMMPEMDGYELIRQLRNRGMTKTPILAVTAKAMQGDEELCIKAGATGYLTKPVDIQSLMDWLKDI
- a CDS encoding protein-glutamate O-methyltransferase CheR, which encodes MEKHHIENVEIDVLLFALKERYGYDFSGYARASLKRRLMELKRYFDVSHLSEIIPEMLFNEAVAQAVINNISIPTSDFFRDPFVWKYIRNTVLPWLSGFPRINIWQVGCGHGEETYTLSILLQEAGLSNRARIFTSDINPSFLDDAKTGRWSKGKIELWTENYKNSGGLDSFSNFFIEQGDRISIREDLKESIEFIQHNLVVDEVFKEVQFVVCRNVMIYFGESLQNRVLKLFSRSLERGGYLLLGRSERIMNLEITPNLVEFDHRFQIYRKNFGGDDHV
- a CDS encoding ATP-binding protein, which encodes MKTHKLQIQNELQELATLRSEIQMFIEEKIDSKRKNRIILSIDEVISNIIEHGFPNGEKSSISIEISLDEKEITFVIEDSGIEFNPLEQKEVDVEEHLELGEDGGMGIYIARKIMQIEYKKRIGGGNRLTLKKNLLTEEI
- a CDS encoding chemotaxis protein CheB; its protein translation is MYKFLVIGLSAGGHPKIQKILKSLPKEYPLPIAVVSHLSAGKDSELATILNKNSNLDVSMAIDKEFIQTGHVYIAPPDYHLLIEQDSNFSLRFALSIDSPVKSVRPSIDVLFQTAAEVFESSLIAVLLSGANSDGVEGLTYVQQLGGLSIILNPEESEFSTMSKEGIEKSNIDYIVSLDEIISLLLSVYEIK
- a CDS encoding hybrid sensor histidine kinase/response regulator — encoded protein: MPHTICVVDDDEMSEKMLTLILKIEKYSVISASSGKAAVELLDRNTPDLILLDIDMPEMTGLELIQILKTKPHLKEVPVIFISSHNDIDTKVEGLRLGAIDFISKPFQNPEVITRVKVHLENGILSKQLKELNNKKNTFFSIIAKNMNEDLDEIYSRIISLQDMIEANDLKAAKEVISKLNKLNNRTKSYLRNLIYWSRLETDMIHLNSEKVNVSKILNEITKEYTESIQLKKIILENTLAQKEEFALADEYSIHIILENLFSNAIKFTNYHEFIKINSSRSGDRITFSIINKGMFFTQAMQEKIFNFEYKSNQSFDDSEKGSGLGLALSKELVEKNGGKFWITTDENITEISFSLPV
- a CDS encoding hybrid sensor histidine kinase/response regulator, which translates into the protein MNERSKILVVDDNPSNLLAIRTILKGIDAELREALNGFDALTMCLEEEFALILLDVQMPEMDGFEVCEQLRSDYRTADTPIIFLTAAYKEDEDKIKGFLSGATDYLAKPIEDIILKAKVEIFLRLYKQQKLLHQKNLELQEVIATKNKFFSIIAHDLKSPFLGFIGLTSALVEEEQNISLEERNSFIKLIHERAINLFKLLENLLEWSRLQNNTIEFKPDTIDFSKTIEEVIQNEISFANQKNIEIINYTPKNLFAYADIYMIKANLRNLISNAIKFTPIGGKIELFVEDNESEVLFSIKDSGIGMSKKMLDKLFRSDEKVARPGTQGESSTGLGLLLCKEFIDKHNGKIFAESIEGQGSSFYFSLPKQKTLKQ
- a CDS encoding SpoIIE family protein phosphatase, producing the protein MAKFNLQMLRPGIRTKLSVFTILFAGMIIYVMSQLFIRQEKIVLTESFQKEIKPAANYIGSIVYDLERISQSLILIEDFRIRIKENKKVLAANRNVGSYKQDRTFLGFSLNKTFSKIGVNISQKTINYDNETFFSKYLSEKDIKELESNLKIQFRDMDGKVVSDKIFTDLQTLANRVILEEKSLEDTLDRKLNESYIEKNKNKIKLARNNLRQKILSILQEEQKQKIRELDLETSRIRIQSFTILPIGDSYAEFPGFDTSIFEPKANINSKELQDHLEPKLNSIISSLNKSENLNLESDQFILTNRNYETQFDFFYMNNDSVNRAKFLLAVNLDDPWKEYFEKEKQLQLEFKNLSIKIKERIETLKKEKLKVNASLSKDKEFSAHYKEYRKLLEKRSQLIEESSKKIAGFNELEKTRNDFSEEDSLQLKIKDAIVSIREVALYDYVVLKYKVNRNHYDEYLVNEKVRAMDLNSAKAIRNWVMDANEEGVPQNLKRIIENGMISHSRTEAEEYIWELDSTPIYDLSDKSLAKDLIQKNKIGLIRVLIDKQDGFDRIEREKNEILWIAYFIGTIAFIAALYLSGIMVRKIKRIISSADELGKGNLETKFQHGGGDEFGVLTTVLNKMTTDLKQRQEMLLEYAAAEDIQKGLLPTEMPFQDSLQFGNFYKSMSGVGGDYYDFIELDSERMVFCIGDVSNHGIGPALVMVALRSQLRGLVRHQATNLNEILLTLNEQVYGDTPSHIFVTFFVGLFYKKTGRITFYNCGHSKPLIYRARSKSLESPTSGGMPLGAIDNFIFETTIEESTVTLEKGDLFFQYTDGLNEAMNKDSELFGNERLEKILSDKGSDSPNEITEFIAKEVEKFSGKKIFCEGPSELNDDIAMIAFRFKG